From one Microbulbifer sp. A4B17 genomic stretch:
- a CDS encoding FtsX-like permease family protein — protein sequence MGLGWKVALLNIMRNGRRSLITLAAIVFGCTSLIIFGGFVQSMYEGMRESMIRSQLGHIQIYAKGYNQFGKAEPEKYLIADGELKKISELVENETDTLVVAPRLNFNGLLSDGKQSIAITGIGIDAEKEVMLSSAIQIVQGDDLFPEDISAAHLGEGLFNALDVQIGDYLTLLASTQDGAINAVDVQVMGVITTGVKELDDRLLRVNLPLAQELLYTSDITRLVVLLEETELTSTSIATLASVFEQNNLNLEIKSWEELAGYYHQVVGLFNGVFGFITVIVLVIVALSISNTMLMAVMERTRELGTIRAMGGTPRQVVNLILLESVFLGLIGSLLGLLIGALAAKGITYAEWMMPRPPGSTQDYPIRVFVVPDILLKTFLLGFCISLVSSLYPAIKASRLPVVKALRFT from the coding sequence ATGGGCTTGGGTTGGAAAGTTGCACTGCTGAATATTATGCGTAACGGGCGCCGCAGCCTAATTACCTTGGCTGCGATCGTTTTCGGTTGTACCAGCCTGATTATTTTTGGCGGTTTTGTACAGTCGATGTATGAGGGGATGCGGGAGAGTATGATCCGCTCGCAGCTTGGTCATATACAAATCTATGCCAAAGGCTACAACCAGTTTGGCAAAGCGGAACCGGAAAAATACCTGATTGCTGATGGGGAACTCAAAAAGATTTCCGAGCTGGTAGAAAACGAAACCGATACACTGGTGGTAGCGCCTCGCCTTAATTTCAATGGCCTGCTTAGTGATGGCAAGCAATCGATAGCCATCACTGGAATTGGTATTGATGCGGAGAAAGAAGTGATGCTTTCCTCTGCAATTCAGATTGTTCAAGGGGACGATCTATTTCCAGAGGATATTTCTGCTGCACACCTTGGAGAAGGCTTGTTCAATGCCCTGGATGTTCAGATTGGGGACTACTTGACCCTGTTGGCAAGCACCCAGGATGGAGCAATCAATGCTGTCGATGTACAGGTGATGGGGGTAATCACAACCGGTGTTAAGGAGCTGGATGATCGCTTGCTCAGGGTGAATTTGCCTCTGGCCCAGGAACTGCTCTATACGTCAGATATTACACGGCTAGTGGTTTTATTGGAGGAGACCGAACTTACATCTACCTCAATTGCGACTCTGGCCAGTGTCTTTGAGCAGAACAATTTGAACCTAGAAATAAAAAGCTGGGAAGAACTGGCGGGTTATTATCATCAGGTTGTTGGCCTGTTTAACGGGGTTTTTGGTTTTATTACCGTCATTGTGTTGGTAATCGTCGCGTTGAGTATTTCCAATACCATGTTGATGGCAGTAATGGAGCGTACCCGTGAGCTGGGTACTATCCGGGCCATGGGCGGCACTCCTCGCCAGGTTGTAAACCTGATTTTACTGGAGTCGGTATTTCTCGGTTTAATCGGAAGTTTGCTGGGGCTACTGATTGGTGCACTGGCAGCCAAGGGAATTACCTATGCTGAATGGATGATGCCCCGGCCACCGGGCAGTACCCAGGACTATCCTATCCGTGTGTTTGTCGTGCCGGATATCTTATTGAAAACATTCTTGTTGGGTTTTTGTATTTCACTTGTTTCCAGCCTTTATCCAGCGATAAAAGCATCCCGGCTGCCGGTAGTAAAAGCACTTAGGTTTACTTGA
- a CDS encoding ABC transporter ATP-binding protein, with amino-acid sequence MLVELKRVSKRYRLGDLWVDALRDIDLAIDRGEFLAVKGPSGSGKSTLLNLLSALDQCDSGSVHIDGVNLGSLGEHQRSLFRGRHIGIVFQSFNLIPVLTALENVMYPLTLRGANNARQLALDALEAVGLAKLVNQRPTQLSGGQMQRVAIARAIVSKPDLVLADEPTANLDSRTSESIMSLMKQLNREQGVTFIVATHDDYVTSLASRVITVRDGHLVEDTASPQGIVQEAFA; translated from the coding sequence ATGTTGGTTGAGCTTAAGCGTGTTTCAAAGCGCTATCGATTGGGCGATCTCTGGGTCGACGCCTTGCGGGATATAGATCTTGCTATCGATCGAGGTGAGTTTCTGGCTGTGAAAGGACCCAGCGGTAGTGGTAAGAGCACATTATTGAATCTTCTATCCGCATTGGATCAGTGTGATTCCGGATCAGTTCATATTGATGGCGTTAATCTTGGGAGTTTGGGAGAGCATCAGCGCTCCCTGTTCCGAGGTCGTCATATTGGGATTGTTTTCCAGTCTTTTAACCTGATTCCCGTGCTTACAGCACTTGAGAATGTGATGTACCCGCTGACACTGCGGGGGGCTAACAATGCCAGGCAACTAGCGTTAGACGCTCTGGAAGCAGTGGGGCTTGCCAAGTTGGTTAATCAGCGTCCTACCCAGCTTTCGGGAGGGCAGATGCAGCGAGTGGCGATTGCCAGGGCAATTGTCAGTAAGCCAGATCTGGTGCTTGCGGACGAACCTACAGCCAATCTGGATTCGCGCACGTCGGAGAGCATTATGAGCCTTATGAAGCAGCTCAACCGGGAGCAGGGTGTCACTTTTATCGTAGCCACCCATGATGATTATGTAACCAGCTTGGCATCTCGTGTTATCACGGTACGAGATGGTCATTTGGTAGAGGATACAGCTTCGCCTCAAGGTATTGTTCAGGAGGCTTTTGCATGA
- a CDS encoding acyl-CoA dehydrogenase: protein MDNNIYKTDIREFQFLIEEQFHEAKTLFSDQMFKGCSLEILHEILVRAKKFSYEVLGPGYQDSDREGCKLENGKVKLPSAFPEMWQRFKDDWGNISSFEGEQNTTIPPFVMQMLLEMFMGANPSFMTYGGFCLPSSTLVEKYGTDLQKDLFRDKLATSEWTSCLCLTEPQAGSDVSLVETRAAKQEDGTYLLTGEKYLISAGMHDLTENTVYFVMGRGEKSGSGTYGLSCFIVPKYWVEEDGSLGEFNNIECISLAEKMGFKGCANTHLRFGENGPCRAYLLGNRENVGLLQFLTLMNQARISTGVYALGMASSAYYNALSYSTKRLQGKRFHESFSSTASRVNIVEHTDVQRMLLEMKSKVEGCRALIAKLTLSESLVKIYQGQEGKKDRIAHYQGLMNLLTPVVKAYISDQAWRICELAIQTCGGQGYLKDLGIEQYARDIKVLAIWEGTNYIQSQDLIRDKLGLGNSSKLFQFYQAEIDNFLNRATDYPQFKIEFERLKTSFGHFEAALKAVQVWVKTKEMFKIPAYSTRILHMLGDITLAWLLLEAACASSDKLRQDLNDTDEEFYRSKIVSAKFFIRNELPRTKLLLDILQDQDSFCEMDASSWNSLLSNVEAVS from the coding sequence TATGAAGTTCTCGGGCCGGGATATCAGGATTCAGACCGGGAGGGATGCAAGTTAGAGAATGGGAAAGTAAAGCTTCCGAGCGCATTCCCCGAGATGTGGCAGCGGTTTAAGGATGACTGGGGGAATATTTCCTCATTTGAGGGCGAGCAAAATACGACTATTCCGCCCTTTGTAATGCAAATGCTCCTGGAAATGTTTATGGGGGCAAATCCAAGTTTTATGACTTATGGTGGTTTTTGCTTGCCGTCCTCCACCTTGGTGGAAAAATATGGAACCGATCTGCAAAAAGACCTGTTTAGGGACAAATTAGCCACCTCAGAGTGGACATCTTGTCTCTGCCTCACTGAACCCCAGGCGGGAAGTGATGTATCCCTTGTAGAGACTCGCGCTGCGAAACAGGAAGATGGCACTTATTTGTTAACGGGCGAAAAATATCTGATCAGTGCCGGTATGCACGACCTGACAGAAAACACCGTTTATTTCGTTATGGGTCGTGGCGAAAAAAGCGGCTCGGGCACCTACGGTTTGTCCTGCTTTATTGTGCCTAAGTACTGGGTTGAAGAGGATGGGAGTCTCGGCGAGTTTAATAATATAGAATGCATTTCTCTAGCTGAGAAAATGGGCTTTAAAGGGTGTGCAAACACTCACCTTCGGTTTGGTGAAAATGGCCCCTGTAGGGCTTACCTGCTGGGGAACCGTGAGAATGTAGGCTTGTTGCAGTTTCTTACCTTGATGAATCAGGCACGAATCAGCACAGGTGTTTATGCCTTGGGTATGGCTTCCTCAGCCTACTACAATGCACTTTCCTATTCGACAAAGCGCTTACAGGGCAAGAGATTTCACGAGAGCTTTAGCTCTACCGCAAGCCGGGTCAATATCGTTGAGCATACCGATGTCCAGCGTATGTTGTTGGAAATGAAATCCAAGGTAGAGGGCTGTAGAGCATTGATTGCTAAACTGACGTTGTCAGAAAGCTTAGTCAAAATCTACCAGGGGCAGGAAGGCAAAAAGGATCGCATTGCTCACTACCAGGGTTTAATGAACCTGCTAACTCCAGTTGTTAAAGCCTATATCAGCGACCAGGCTTGGCGTATCTGTGAATTGGCGATCCAAACCTGTGGTGGTCAGGGTTATCTCAAGGATCTGGGTATAGAGCAATATGCCCGGGATATTAAAGTGCTGGCAATCTGGGAGGGAACGAATTATATCCAGAGCCAGGACTTGATCCGGGATAAGTTAGGATTGGGTAATTCCAGTAAGCTATTCCAATTCTATCAGGCAGAAATTGATAATTTCCTCAATCGGGCCACGGACTACCCTCAGTTTAAGATTGAATTTGAGCGCTTAAAGACCTCGTTTGGACATTTTGAGGCAGCACTGAAAGCTGTGCAGGTATGGGTGAAGACAAAAGAAATGTTCAAAATCCCTGCCTATAGCACACGTATTCTACATATGCTTGGTGATATAACCTTGGCCTGGCTTCTATTGGAGGCTGCATGTGCGTCTTCAGATAAGTTGAGGCAGGACCTGAACGATACTGATGAGGAGTTCTATCGCTCGAAAATTGTCAGTGCTAAATTCTTTATTCGCAATGAGTTACCCCGTACTAAGCTGCTGCTGGACATCCTTCAGGATCAGGACTCTTTTTGTGAAATGGACGCTTCCTCCTGGAATTCATTATTATCAAACGTGGAGGCTGTCTCATGA
- a CDS encoding alpha/beta hydrolase, which produces MIQEFFQARDGKKLSFRWLPCDESDLVLVCMHGSTFSSQWYLMFGRMVHRNGISVCLPDWRGHGKSEGVPGDLDYSDQLQDDLADLLKHLKKRGAKAFVLGGHSAGSLVALKYLHLYGSKDIAGFFAIAPPLTQSEETRKYDIPASGFEYYIRYGRKRHYTRPRASAGDQNLPKIKMLKYWLALLFPPLRKLSVLSFPPVGSAAGNQGRVLDCTFNLLSAYNVKRYADLFASLNVPCHFFVGEKDEVLDTHVLHTVLSWYLSPSIKAGLTELPRATHMSAISASAKPISNWLTTLMRQPEGAVA; this is translated from the coding sequence GTGATTCAGGAGTTCTTTCAGGCGCGGGATGGAAAAAAACTCTCCTTTCGCTGGTTGCCGTGCGATGAATCTGACTTGGTGCTTGTCTGCATGCACGGGAGCACGTTCAGTAGCCAGTGGTATTTAATGTTTGGACGGATGGTACACCGAAACGGTATTAGTGTGTGTCTGCCAGACTGGCGAGGCCATGGTAAGAGTGAAGGTGTTCCGGGGGATCTCGATTATTCCGATCAACTGCAAGACGATCTTGCCGATCTATTAAAACACCTCAAAAAAAGAGGGGCTAAGGCCTTTGTTCTTGGAGGGCACAGCGCGGGATCATTGGTTGCACTTAAATATCTGCACCTATATGGCAGTAAAGATATTGCAGGTTTTTTTGCGATAGCACCGCCTCTGACTCAGTCAGAGGAAACAAGAAAGTACGATATTCCCGCATCTGGCTTTGAGTATTACATTCGTTACGGAAGGAAGCGTCACTATACGCGGCCTAGGGCATCGGCTGGTGATCAGAATCTGCCAAAAATAAAAATGCTGAAATATTGGCTGGCACTTTTGTTCCCCCCATTGAGGAAGTTATCAGTGCTGAGCTTTCCCCCGGTGGGATCAGCAGCGGGGAATCAGGGGAGAGTTCTGGACTGCACATTTAACTTACTCAGTGCCTATAACGTAAAGAGATACGCGGATCTCTTTGCGAGTTTAAATGTACCCTGCCACTTTTTTGTCGGTGAGAAGGACGAAGTACTTGATACCCATGTGCTCCACACTGTATTGAGCTGGTATCTCTCGCCCAGTATTAAGGCTGGACTCACTGAGTTGCCCAGAGCTACTCATATGTCAGCTATTTCTGCTTCGGCAAAACCTATTTCCAACTGGTTGACAACTTTGATGCGGCAACCTGAGGGGGCTGTTGCATGA
- a CDS encoding tetratricopeptide repeat protein, with protein sequence MINIAGTSLLQISLICLLLVACGNEEPVDTQPLKRQDEAISSEATFVGSAQCALCHKDEASAWQGSHHQLAMQVANSDSVLGDFSGVAFEYLGQKSHFYQKEGRYYVRTDGPSGAPQDYPLAYTFGVHPLQQYLIDLGGGRLQALSIAWDSRDKSVGGQRWFHLYPDQALDHQHPLHWTGINQNWNFMCSDCHSTNLQKAYNLQTDSYQTSWSEISVGCESCHGPGSRHLQWAKTQNEALQNKGLDPHFIDPTQQIREMDLQTGIAKLAPSAAIQREITTCAQCHSRRSTHLPGAKANSELLDHFNLTLLQEPLYHADGQADGEVFVYGSFLQSKMYAAGVTCGHCHNPHNLQLRAAGDAVCAQCHMPERFARTDHHLHPTQSPGARCTNCHMPKKNFMQVDGRRDHSFRIPRPDLSEALGTPNTCNSCHQDKSSQWAAIILEDKYGSPPPHYGQTLHAAIRGDSTADKMLMDLIQDSSQPEIVRASAIRLLPRFLTINSAQLLQQIAQGEEPLLNLALAQSLDELPEQLRLMIGAPLLFSKMAVTRSLAANGVTDAQIGTGTMPAQVQQQYSKALKTYTTSELFNSDRPESLVNLGNLHFRRGNTQQAEAFYRRAITKASYYTPAYINLADLYRASGRETDAELLLRGALSKSEDIAVIQHALGLSLVRQNRHQEAMGFLKAAAEHEQTQSRYLYVYAIAVHSEGNSELALDILEDGYHQFPQDLDILRALISISRESGKREIAQKYEALLASKR encoded by the coding sequence GTGATAAATATAGCTGGCACTAGCCTCCTCCAAATCAGCCTTATCTGTCTCCTACTGGTGGCCTGTGGTAACGAAGAGCCGGTTGATACCCAACCTCTCAAGCGCCAGGACGAAGCAATTAGCTCAGAAGCCACTTTCGTGGGCTCCGCGCAATGCGCCCTATGCCACAAAGATGAGGCCAGTGCCTGGCAAGGTTCCCACCACCAGCTGGCAATGCAAGTCGCCAATAGTGACAGCGTTCTAGGTGATTTTTCCGGGGTGGCATTCGAGTATCTGGGGCAGAAATCTCACTTCTATCAAAAGGAAGGGCGCTATTACGTACGCACTGATGGGCCCAGTGGAGCCCCCCAGGACTATCCCCTTGCCTATACATTTGGTGTCCACCCTTTACAGCAATACTTGATTGATTTGGGAGGCGGACGTCTTCAGGCACTGAGTATCGCTTGGGATAGCCGGGACAAATCTGTCGGTGGCCAGCGCTGGTTCCATCTCTATCCCGATCAAGCGTTAGACCATCAACATCCCCTGCACTGGACCGGCATAAACCAGAATTGGAACTTTATGTGTTCCGACTGCCATTCCACCAATCTGCAAAAGGCCTATAACCTACAAACCGATAGCTACCAGACATCCTGGTCAGAGATCAGTGTCGGTTGCGAATCCTGTCATGGCCCGGGATCGAGACACCTTCAGTGGGCAAAAACACAAAATGAGGCATTGCAGAATAAAGGGCTAGATCCCCATTTTATTGACCCAACCCAACAGATCCGGGAAATGGATTTGCAAACGGGGATTGCCAAGCTTGCGCCATCGGCAGCCATCCAGCGTGAAATAACAACTTGCGCCCAGTGCCATTCTCGGCGGAGTACCCATTTACCGGGAGCGAAGGCTAACAGCGAATTACTGGATCATTTCAACCTCACACTTCTGCAAGAGCCTCTCTACCACGCAGATGGCCAGGCCGATGGCGAGGTATTTGTGTACGGATCGTTTCTGCAAAGCAAAATGTACGCAGCAGGTGTTACCTGTGGCCACTGTCATAACCCCCACAATCTACAACTGAGAGCAGCTGGTGATGCAGTTTGTGCCCAGTGCCATATGCCGGAGCGATTTGCCCGTACTGATCACCATCTGCACCCCACTCAAAGCCCCGGTGCCCGCTGCACAAACTGCCATATGCCGAAGAAAAATTTCATGCAGGTGGATGGGCGCCGGGATCACAGTTTCCGCATTCCCCGACCTGACCTTTCCGAGGCGCTGGGCACCCCCAATACTTGCAACAGCTGCCATCAAGATAAATCGAGCCAGTGGGCAGCGATTATATTGGAAGACAAATACGGCTCACCTCCCCCTCACTACGGGCAGACATTGCACGCAGCTATTCGCGGGGATAGCACGGCCGATAAGATGTTAATGGACCTTATTCAGGACAGCAGTCAACCGGAGATTGTTCGGGCCAGCGCAATCCGTTTGTTACCGCGCTTCCTGACGATAAATTCCGCTCAGTTACTCCAACAAATTGCCCAAGGCGAAGAACCATTATTAAACCTGGCCCTTGCGCAGTCTCTGGATGAACTACCAGAGCAATTGCGACTGATGATCGGTGCACCTCTGCTTTTCAGTAAAATGGCCGTGACCAGGTCGCTGGCTGCCAATGGCGTTACCGATGCTCAGATCGGGACTGGGACTATGCCCGCGCAAGTACAGCAGCAATACTCAAAGGCCCTTAAAACCTATACCACCTCAGAATTATTCAACAGCGACCGGCCGGAATCCCTGGTAAACCTGGGCAACCTCCATTTCCGGAGAGGAAACACGCAACAAGCAGAAGCCTTCTATCGCCGGGCAATAACCAAGGCCTCCTACTACACACCCGCCTATATCAATTTGGCCGACCTTTACCGGGCAAGTGGACGTGAAACCGACGCGGAATTATTACTCAGAGGAGCACTATCGAAGAGTGAGGATATCGCCGTAATCCAACATGCCTTAGGCCTTTCCCTGGTTCGTCAGAACCGCCACCAGGAGGCAATGGGTTTTCTAAAGGCGGCGGCTGAGCATGAGCAAACCCAGAGTCGCTATCTCTACGTATATGCCATAGCCGTTCACTCGGAAGGCAACAGCGAACTCGCCCTGGATATTCTAGAAGACGGCTATCACCAGTTTCCGCAGGACCTGGATATTTTGCGGGCATTAATTTCTATTAGCAGGGAATCCGGCAAGCGGGAAATCGCACAAAAATATGAAGCACTTTTAGCCAGCAAACGCTAA
- a CDS encoding lipopolysaccharide assembly protein LapB, with product MFKKVLTILISSFFIGNVVAWFSGAAPIEFGKIAYSEGEMEQVEFLQQEIGENSTDPDLMLELGQLFSHHNELEKAAHLLEAAYQQRPDDMLIRAAYYSNEGKRAGAMFDPAMGLYKLYRLRHAMDEVDQAGLSADSDFNVRLIRLITFSYVGEVSGHFERVFEDEAWFKNLMDSDPDLLPAAMQQVVYLSLANAYWVKAGEGTEDLAVAMDYYQKAIAMAPCPATMQTSCEQLGQMAVTLGKS from the coding sequence ATGTTTAAAAAAGTACTTACCATTCTTATCAGTAGTTTTTTTATTGGAAATGTTGTTGCCTGGTTTTCAGGTGCTGCTCCCATCGAGTTTGGCAAGATTGCCTATTCAGAAGGCGAGATGGAGCAGGTGGAGTTTCTCCAGCAGGAGATTGGTGAAAATAGTACAGACCCCGACTTGATGTTGGAGCTTGGACAGTTATTTAGTCACCATAACGAGCTTGAGAAGGCTGCCCACTTACTGGAAGCCGCGTACCAACAGCGTCCAGACGATATGCTGATACGTGCAGCGTATTACTCCAATGAGGGCAAGCGCGCAGGTGCGATGTTTGACCCTGCGATGGGGCTTTACAAGCTTTACCGTCTGCGGCATGCGATGGACGAGGTGGATCAGGCAGGTCTCAGTGCCGATTCAGATTTTAATGTGCGCCTGATACGGCTGATTACTTTTTCTTATGTAGGAGAAGTAAGCGGCCACTTTGAGCGGGTGTTCGAAGATGAAGCCTGGTTTAAGAATCTGATGGATTCAGATCCCGATCTATTGCCGGCTGCTATGCAGCAGGTGGTGTATTTGTCTTTGGCTAATGCCTACTGGGTGAAAGCTGGAGAGGGCACTGAGGATTTGGCAGTGGCCATGGATTACTACCAAAAAGCAATAGCAATGGCTCCTTGTCCTGCCACGATGCAAACCTCTTGTGAGCAACTGGGGCAAATGGCAGTCACCCTGGGTAAAAGTTAA
- a CDS encoding acyl carrier protein translates to MSTAVVENKVQELCEQIALMLNVDAVDADTPIAELGVDSLNIVEVILICEQLYPGVMSPENLVFDEHTTLREMDGQLIENSEEV, encoded by the coding sequence ATGTCTACAGCAGTTGTAGAGAACAAGGTACAAGAGCTTTGTGAGCAAATAGCTCTTATGCTGAATGTTGATGCTGTCGATGCAGATACACCCATTGCAGAACTCGGGGTAGATTCCCTGAATATTGTCGAGGTGATTCTAATTTGCGAGCAGTTATACCCGGGGGTGATGAGCCCCGAAAATCTCGTTTTCGATGAGCACACCACCCTAAGGGAAATGGATGGTCAACTAATTGAAAACTCGGAAGAAGTCTAG
- a CDS encoding outer membrane lipoprotein-sorting protein: MCKLNFFYGWVLAIACLLFSYSSYASVSAESLVNKLDDFRGFRDQGFSFDITNISYKQDKEPRTNKLSVKVFNEQSLIQFLAPAREKGRAMLKESANMWLYIPGTRRVIRIAPSQRLIGETSNGDVVGANFSRDYTAELQGQETVDGEDYWVLYLSAKSSGVAYDKVKVWMAQAEGNLPLKGEFYTRSGRLLKTAHYKEFKQFEGELKLHKLLLVDALIDESYTWMKFDDYRLESLDPAIFQKGSLGRLN, encoded by the coding sequence ATGTGTAAGTTGAATTTTTTTTATGGGTGGGTGTTGGCGATAGCCTGCTTGCTGTTTAGCTACTCAAGTTATGCATCGGTTTCGGCTGAGTCACTGGTTAATAAGCTGGATGACTTTCGCGGGTTCAGGGATCAGGGCTTTAGCTTTGATATCACCAATATCAGCTATAAACAGGACAAGGAGCCCCGCACCAATAAGCTCAGTGTCAAAGTATTTAATGAGCAATCACTGATCCAGTTTTTGGCACCCGCCCGGGAAAAGGGCAGGGCAATGCTAAAAGAGAGCGCCAATATGTGGCTCTATATTCCCGGTACGCGCAGGGTTATCCGGATTGCGCCCTCACAGCGGTTAATTGGTGAGACCAGTAACGGTGATGTAGTGGGGGCAAACTTCTCCCGGGATTACACCGCAGAGCTGCAAGGGCAGGAAACTGTTGATGGGGAAGATTACTGGGTGCTGTATTTATCGGCAAAATCCTCTGGCGTTGCCTATGACAAAGTAAAAGTTTGGATGGCACAGGCTGAGGGAAACCTGCCTTTAAAGGGGGAGTTTTATACCCGCTCCGGGCGCCTCCTTAAAACAGCGCACTATAAAGAGTTCAAGCAGTTTGAAGGCGAGCTGAAACTGCATAAATTACTTTTGGTGGATGCGCTCATTGACGAGAGTTATACCTGGATGAAATTCGATGACTATCGTCTTGAGAGCCTGGACCCGGCAATTTTCCAAAAAGGCTCCCTTGGCAGGCTGAATTGA
- a CDS encoding NAD(P)/FAD-dependent oxidoreductase encodes MSKLDQLESNYDVVIIGGGWAGLTLARQLKLNDDALTILVVEANTEFRAKVGEATVEMTGHYFMKQLGLVNYLYRNHLPKNGLRFFYDNPEHTLPLTEMSEHGTTSIPPHPAFQIDRARLESDLVDMNRANSIEVIQGVKAKNLNIQPGDELHSIELMEDGASGVVNARWLVDCSGRNRVAKKHKKLTRVENVPKHFSAWGRFKNIQDIDSMGDMNWRKKAFGRFLSTNHFSGDGYWVWFIPLSGGYTSVGIVGENSKFDKPPTKKQDFLDFLLAYRAISELLEGAELIDFEAWGQLAYRADEFIFEDRWATSGFSSMFLDPLFSGGGDMIALFNDHICKYIVADISDNNRDEAQQRLAKELPIANQVVTEFYQGLYAHVANVYPVIDSAELCSPLLAYNTAAYFLESAWDYMSGNYLDQEYWLRKSYLRRGYMALELILQRLLVETAKELKAQNRYFRRNSEGFFESGADHYKYFVYLMGTHGRDGWRIDLRVKLWVEVFLSVVQARLDLPKLANRMVVQQAIILPDLLQKPNMNEADLNWLLEKLSIKLTDLVNEDIADPVSVVVSEESFHTDTIEVMDLAGSYSNKELAEVNKKAKSIWVQTQEYIAIPSMVPVFLAFARSQPDSIMDSVIDQREAMPTAELDSAHADSEVV; translated from the coding sequence ATGAGCAAGCTTGATCAGCTGGAATCCAATTACGATGTAGTGATTATCGGTGGTGGATGGGCTGGCTTAACCCTGGCCCGTCAACTTAAGCTCAATGATGATGCTTTAACCATATTGGTTGTTGAGGCAAATACTGAGTTTAGGGCCAAAGTTGGTGAAGCGACAGTGGAGATGACCGGCCACTACTTTATGAAGCAGTTGGGTTTGGTGAATTATCTCTATAGGAATCACTTGCCTAAAAATGGTCTGCGTTTTTTCTACGATAATCCCGAGCATACACTGCCATTAACTGAGATGAGTGAACACGGAACCACCAGCATTCCGCCTCATCCAGCTTTTCAAATTGACCGGGCCAGATTGGAATCCGACCTTGTCGATATGAATAGGGCGAATAGCATAGAGGTTATTCAAGGTGTAAAAGCAAAAAATCTCAACATACAGCCAGGTGATGAACTCCATTCTATAGAGCTTATGGAAGATGGCGCTAGCGGAGTGGTTAACGCCCGCTGGTTAGTAGATTGCAGTGGTCGAAATCGGGTTGCTAAGAAGCATAAGAAGCTTACCCGTGTTGAGAATGTCCCTAAACACTTCTCTGCCTGGGGTCGGTTTAAGAACATACAGGATATCGACTCCATGGGAGATATGAATTGGAGAAAAAAGGCCTTTGGACGCTTTCTTTCAACCAATCATTTTTCTGGAGATGGTTACTGGGTTTGGTTTATACCCTTAAGTGGTGGCTATACCAGTGTAGGTATCGTTGGCGAGAATAGTAAATTCGACAAGCCGCCCACAAAGAAGCAAGATTTCCTAGATTTTCTGTTGGCTTATAGAGCTATTTCGGAGCTTCTGGAAGGCGCCGAGCTTATTGATTTCGAGGCCTGGGGACAGCTTGCCTATAGAGCGGATGAGTTTATCTTTGAGGACCGCTGGGCTACCTCCGGATTTTCCTCGATGTTCCTTGATCCTCTGTTTAGTGGTGGGGGCGACATGATAGCCCTGTTTAATGACCATATTTGTAAGTACATTGTTGCTGATATCTCAGACAATAATCGTGATGAAGCTCAGCAGCGGCTTGCAAAAGAATTGCCGATCGCGAATCAAGTGGTCACAGAATTTTACCAGGGCCTCTATGCCCATGTAGCAAATGTATACCCGGTTATTGACTCTGCTGAACTGTGTTCTCCTCTGCTGGCCTACAATACCGCTGCTTATTTCCTGGAGAGTGCCTGGGATTATATGTCAGGCAATTATCTGGATCAGGAGTACTGGCTACGCAAGAGTTACCTGCGCCGTGGATATATGGCCCTTGAGCTAATCCTGCAACGCCTGTTAGTTGAAACGGCAAAAGAACTTAAAGCTCAGAATCGATATTTTCGCAGAAATAGTGAAGGTTTCTTTGAGTCCGGTGCCGATCACTATAAGTACTTTGTATATTTGATGGGAACCCATGGCCGGGACGGTTGGCGAATCGATCTGCGGGTCAAACTTTGGGTTGAAGTTTTCCTGAGTGTTGTCCAGGCGCGACTCGACCTCCCTAAACTGGCAAACCGGATGGTTGTTCAGCAGGCTATTATCCTGCCTGATCTTTTACAAAAGCCAAATATGAATGAGGCTGACCTCAATTGGCTGCTTGAGAAGTTATCTATCAAGCTTACAGATCTAGTCAATGAGGATATAGCAGATCCAGTGAGTGTTGTTGTATCGGAAGAGTCCTTCCACACAGATACGATTGAAGTTATGGATCTTGCAGGTAGCTACTCCAATAAAGAACTTGCTGAGGTTAACAAGAAAGCAAAATCTATCTGGGTGCAGACTCAGGAGTATATTGCGATCCCCAGTATGGTTCCTGTATTTCTTGCTTTTGCACGCAGTCAGCCGGATAGCATAATGGATTCGGTTATTGACCAGCGTGAAGCTATGCCCACAGCTGAATTAGACTCTGCCCATGCGGATTCGGAGGTTGTGTGA